One genomic region from Balaenoptera acutorostrata chromosome 1, mBalAcu1.1, whole genome shotgun sequence encodes:
- the SMG7 gene encoding nonsense-mediated mRNA decay factor SMG7 isoform X3 has translation MSLQSAQYLRQAEVLKADMTDSKLGPAEVWTSRQALQDLYQKMLVTDLEYALDKKVEQDLWNHAFKNQITTLQGQAKNRANPNRSEVQANLSLFLEAASGFYTQLLQELCTVFNVDLPCRVKSSHLGIISNKQTRTSAIVKPQSSSCSYICQHCLVHLGDIARYRNQTSQAESYYRHAAQLVPSNGQPYNQLAILASSKGDHLTTIFYYCRSIAVKFPFPAASTNLQKALSKALESRDEVKTKWGVSDFIKAFIKFHGHVYLSKSLEKLSPLREKLEEQFKRLLFQKAFNSQQLVHVTVINLFQLHHLRDFSNETEQHSYSQDEQLCWTQLLALFMSFLGILCKCPLQNQSQEESYNAYPLPAVKVSMDWLRLRPRVFQEAVVDERQYIWPWLISLLNSFHPHEEDLSSTNATPLPEEFELQGFLALRPSFRNLDFSKGHQGITGDKEGQQRQIRQQRLISIGKWIADNQPRLIQCENEVGKLLFITEIPELILEDPSEAKENLILQETTIIESLAVDGNPGLKSVLSTGRNLSNNCDTGEKPVVTFKENIKPREVNRDQGRSFPPKEVRRDYSKGITVTKNDGKKDNNKRKTETKKCTLEKLQETGKQNVAVQVKSQTELRKTPVSEARKTPVTQAPSQASNSQFIPIHHPGAFPPLPSRPGFPPPTYVIPPPVAFSMGSGYTFPAGVSVPGTFLQPTAHSPAGNQVQAGKQSHIPYSQQRPSGPGPMNQGPQQPQPPSQQPLTSLPAQPTAQSTSQLQVQALAQQQQSPTKAVPALGKSPPHHSGFQQYQQADASKQLWNPPQVQGPLGKIMPVKQPYYLQTQDPIKLFEPSLQPPVMQQQPLEKKMKPFPMEPYNHNPSEVKIPEFYWDSSYSLADNRAVTAQQANMDRRGKRPPGVFRPEQDPVPRMPFEDPKGSPLLPPDLLKSLAALEEEEELIFSNPPDLYPALLGPLASLPGRSLFKSLLEKPSELMSHSSSFLSLTGFSLNQERYPNNSVFNEVYGKNLTSSSKAELNPSLAPQETSLYSLFEGTPWSPSLPASSDHSTPASQSPHSSNPSSLPSSPPTHNHNSVPFSNFGPIGTPDNRDRRTADRWKTDKPAMGGFGIDYLSATSSSESSWHQASTSSGSWTGHGPSMEDSSAVLMESLKSIWSSSMMHPGPSALEQLLMQQKQKQQRGQGTMNPPH, from the exons TTATTACAAGAACTGTGTACAGTGTTTAATGTAGATTTACCATGCCGTGTGAAGTCTTCCCACTTGGGAATTATCAGCAATAAACAGACGCGTACCAGCGCCATAGTGAAGCCACAGTCTAGCTCCTGTTCCTATATCTGCCAGCACTGCCTCGTCCACCTTGGAGACATTG cTCGATACAGAAACCAGACCAGCCAGGCAGAGTCCTACTACAGGCATGCGGCTCAGCTTGTCCCCTCTAATG GTCAGCCTTACAATCAGTTGGCTATCTTAGCTTCTTCCAAAGGAGACCATCTGACCACAATTTTCTACTACTGCAGAAGCATTGCTGTGAAGTTCCCTTTCCCAGCTGCCTCTACTAATCTACAAAAAGCACTTTCTAAAGCACTGGAAAG CCGGGATGAGGTGAAAACCAAATGGGGTGTTTCTGACTTCATCAAGGCCTTTATTAAGTTCCACGGTCATGTGTACCTGAGTAAGAGCTTGGAAAAGTTGAGCCCTCTTCGAGAGAAATTGGAAGAACAgtttaag AGGCTGCTATTCCAAAAAGCTTTCAACTCTCAGCAGTTAGTTCACGTCACTGTCATTAACCTGTTTCAACTTCATCACCTTCGTGACTTTAGCAATGAAACGGAACAGCATAGTTATAGCCAAGATGAGCAGCTGTGTTGGACACAGTTGCTGGCCCTCTTTA tgtCTTTTCTTGGCATCCTGTGCAAGTGTCCTCTCCAGAACCAGTCTCAGGAGGAATCCTACAATGCCTATCCCCTACCTGCAGTCAAGGTCTCCATGGACTGGCTGAGACTCAGACCCAGGGTCTTTCAGGAGGCAGTGGTGGATGAAAGACAGTA CATTTGGCCTTGGCtaatttctcttctgaatagtTTCCATCCCCATGAAGAGGATCTTTCAAGTACTAATG CTACACCACTTCCAGAGGAGTTTGAGTTACAAGGATTCTTGGCTTTGAGACCTTCTTTCAG GAACTTGGATTTTTCCAAAGGCCACCAGggtattacaggagacaaagagggTCAGCAAAGACAAATACGACAGCAGCGCTTGATCTCTATAGGCAAATGGATCGCAGATAATCAGCCAAG gcTGATTCAGTGTGAAAATGAGGTAGGGAAATTGTTGTTTATCACAGAAATCCCAGAGTTAATACTGGAAGACCCCAGTGAAGCCAAAGAGAACCTCATTCTGCAAGAAACAACCATCATAGAGTCACTGGCTGTGGATGGGAACCCAGGACTGAAATCAGTGCTGTCTACAGGCCGAAATCTAAGTAACAACTgtgacacaggagagaaaccagtGGTCACCTTCAAAGAGAACATTAAGCCACGAGAAGTGAACAGAGACCAAGGAAGAAGTTTTCCTCCCAAAGAGGTGAGAAGGGACTATAGCAAAGGAATAACTGTAACTAAGAATGATGGAAAGAAGGACAACaacaagaggaaaacagaaaccaagaAATGCACCTTAGAAAAGTTACAGGAAACAGGAAAGCAGAATGTGGCAGTGCAG GTAAAATCCCAGACAGAATTAAGAAAGACTCCAGTGTCTGAAGCCAGGAAAACACCTGTAACTCAAGCCCCAAGTCAAGCAAGtaactcccagttcatccccatTCATCACCCTGGagccttccctcctcttcccagcCGGCCAG GGTTCCCGCCCCCAACCTATGTTATCCCCCCTCCTGTGGCATTTTCTATGGGCTCAGGTTACACCTTCCCAGCTGGTGTTTCTGTCCCGGGAACCTTTCTTCAGCCTACAGCTCACTCTCCAGCAGGAAACCAGGTGCAAGCTGGGAAACAGTCCCACATTCCTTACAGCCAGCAACGGCCCTCTGGACCAGGGCCGATGAACCAGGGACCTCAACAACCACAGCCACCTTCCCAGCAACCCCTTACATCTTTACCAGCTCAGCCAACAGCACAGTCTACAAGCCAGTTGCAGGTTCAGGCTCTAGCTCAGCAGCAACAATCCCCTACAAAAGCTGTGCCGGCTTTGGGGAAAAGCCCTCCTCACCACTCTGGATTCCAGCAG TATCAACAGGCGGATGCCTCCAAACAGCTGTGGAATCCCCCTCAGGTTCAAGGCCCATTAGGGAAAATCATGCCTGTGAAACAGCCCTACTACCTTCAAACCCAAGACCCCATAAAACTGTTTGAGCCGTCATTGCAACCTCCTGTAATGCAGCAGCAGCctctagagaaaaaaatgaagccttTTCCCATGGAGCCATATAACCATAACCCCTCAGAAGTCAAGATCCCAGAATTCTACTGGGATTCCTCCTACAGCCTGGCTGATAACAGAGCTGTAACGGCACAGCAAGCCAACATGGACCGCAGGGGCAAGCGGCCACCGGGAGTCTTCCGTCCAGAGCAGGATCCTGTGCCCAGGATGCCATTTGAG GACCCCAAGGGCTCCCCTCTGCTTCCTCCGGACCTGTTAAAGAGTCTGGCTGccttggaggaagaggaagagctgATTTTTTCTAACCCTCCTGATCTTTACCCAGCTCTGCTGGGGCCTCTCGCCTCTCTTCCTGGACGAAGCCTCttt AAATCCTTATTGGAGAAGCCCTCAGAGCTCATGTCACATTCATCCTCTTTCCTGTCGCTCACCGGATTCTCTCTCAATCAG GAAAGATACCCAAATAACAGTGTGTTCAATGAGGTGTATGGGAAAAACCTGACAAGCAGCTCGAAAGCAGAACTTAATCCCTCATTGGCCCCCCAGGAAACATCATTGTACTCCCTTTTTGAAGGGACTCCGTGGTCTCCATCACTTCCTGCCAGTTCAG ATCATTCAACACCAGCCAGCCAATCTCCTCATTCCTCCAACCCAAGCAGCCTGCCAAGCTCCCCTCCGACACACAACCACAATTCTGTCCCATTCTCCAATTTTGGACCCATTGGGACTCCAGATAACAGGGATAGGAGAACTGCAGATCGGTGGAAGACTGATAAGCCAG CCATGGGTGGGTTTGGCATTGATTATCTCTCAGCAACATCATCCTCTGAGAGCAGTTGGCATCAGGCCAGCACTTCAAGTGGCTCCTGGACAGGCCACGGCCCATCCATGGAGGATTCCTCTGCTGTCCTCATGGAAAGCCTAAAG TCTATTTGGTCCAGTTCCATGATGCATCCTGGACCTTCCGCTTTGGAGCAGCTGTTAATGCAGCAGAAGCAGAAACAGCAGCGGGGACAAGGCACCATGAACCCTCCACACTGA
- the SMG7 gene encoding nonsense-mediated mRNA decay factor SMG7 isoform X2 translates to MRTGNLKSEEHLKSSNIRQAEVLKADMTDSKLGPAEVWTSRQALQDLYQKMLVTDLEYALDKKVEQDLWNHAFKNQITTLQGQAKNRANPNRSEVQANLSLFLEAASGFYTQLLQELCTVFNVDLPCRVKSSHLGIISNKQTRTSAIVKPQSSSCSYICQHCLVHLGDIARYRNQTSQAESYYRHAAQLVPSNGQPYNQLAILASSKGDHLTTIFYYCRSIAVKFPFPAASTNLQKALSKALESRDEVKTKWGVSDFIKAFIKFHGHVYLSKSLEKLSPLREKLEEQFKRLLFQKAFNSQQLVHVTVINLFQLHHLRDFSNETEQHSYSQDEQLCWTQLLALFMSFLGILCKCPLQNQSQEESYNAYPLPAVKVSMDWLRLRPRVFQEAVVDERQYIWPWLISLLNSFHPHEEDLSSTNATPLPEEFELQGFLALRPSFRNLDFSKGHQGITGDKEGQQRQIRQQRLISIGKWIADNQPRLIQCENEVGKLLFITEIPELILEDPSEAKENLILQETTIIESLAVDGNPGLKSVLSTGRNLSNNCDTGEKPVVTFKENIKPREVNRDQGRSFPPKEVRRDYSKGITVTKNDGKKDNNKRKTETKKCTLEKLQETGKQNVAVQVKSQTELRKTPVSEARKTPVTQAPSQASNSQFIPIHHPGAFPPLPSRPGFPPPTYVIPPPVAFSMGSGYTFPAGVSVPGTFLQPTAHSPAGNQVQAGKQSHIPYSQQRPSGPGPMNQGPQQPQPPSQQPLTSLPAQPTAQSTSQLQVQALAQQQQSPTKAVPALGKSPPHHSGFQQYQQADASKQLWNPPQVQGPLGKIMPVKQPYYLQTQDPIKLFEPSLQPPVMQQQPLEKKMKPFPMEPYNHNPSEVKIPEFYWDSSYSLADNRAVTAQQANMDRRGKRPPGVFRPEQDPVPRMPFEDPKGSPLLPPDLLKSLAALEEEEELIFSNPPDLYPALLGPLASLPGRSLFKSLLEKPSELMSHSSSFLSLTGFSLNQERYPNNSVFNEVYGKNLTSSSKAELNPSLAPQETSLYSLFEGTPWSPSLPASSDHSTPASQSPHSSNPSSLPSSPPTHNHNSVPFSNFGPIGTPDNRDRRTADRWKTDKPAMGGFGIDYLSATSSSESSWHQASTSSGSWTGHGPSMEDSSAVLMESLKSIWSSSMMHPGPSALEQLLMQQKQKQQRGQGTMNPPH, encoded by the exons TTATTACAAGAACTGTGTACAGTGTTTAATGTAGATTTACCATGCCGTGTGAAGTCTTCCCACTTGGGAATTATCAGCAATAAACAGACGCGTACCAGCGCCATAGTGAAGCCACAGTCTAGCTCCTGTTCCTATATCTGCCAGCACTGCCTCGTCCACCTTGGAGACATTG cTCGATACAGAAACCAGACCAGCCAGGCAGAGTCCTACTACAGGCATGCGGCTCAGCTTGTCCCCTCTAATG GTCAGCCTTACAATCAGTTGGCTATCTTAGCTTCTTCCAAAGGAGACCATCTGACCACAATTTTCTACTACTGCAGAAGCATTGCTGTGAAGTTCCCTTTCCCAGCTGCCTCTACTAATCTACAAAAAGCACTTTCTAAAGCACTGGAAAG CCGGGATGAGGTGAAAACCAAATGGGGTGTTTCTGACTTCATCAAGGCCTTTATTAAGTTCCACGGTCATGTGTACCTGAGTAAGAGCTTGGAAAAGTTGAGCCCTCTTCGAGAGAAATTGGAAGAACAgtttaag AGGCTGCTATTCCAAAAAGCTTTCAACTCTCAGCAGTTAGTTCACGTCACTGTCATTAACCTGTTTCAACTTCATCACCTTCGTGACTTTAGCAATGAAACGGAACAGCATAGTTATAGCCAAGATGAGCAGCTGTGTTGGACACAGTTGCTGGCCCTCTTTA tgtCTTTTCTTGGCATCCTGTGCAAGTGTCCTCTCCAGAACCAGTCTCAGGAGGAATCCTACAATGCCTATCCCCTACCTGCAGTCAAGGTCTCCATGGACTGGCTGAGACTCAGACCCAGGGTCTTTCAGGAGGCAGTGGTGGATGAAAGACAGTA CATTTGGCCTTGGCtaatttctcttctgaatagtTTCCATCCCCATGAAGAGGATCTTTCAAGTACTAATG CTACACCACTTCCAGAGGAGTTTGAGTTACAAGGATTCTTGGCTTTGAGACCTTCTTTCAG GAACTTGGATTTTTCCAAAGGCCACCAGggtattacaggagacaaagagggTCAGCAAAGACAAATACGACAGCAGCGCTTGATCTCTATAGGCAAATGGATCGCAGATAATCAGCCAAG gcTGATTCAGTGTGAAAATGAGGTAGGGAAATTGTTGTTTATCACAGAAATCCCAGAGTTAATACTGGAAGACCCCAGTGAAGCCAAAGAGAACCTCATTCTGCAAGAAACAACCATCATAGAGTCACTGGCTGTGGATGGGAACCCAGGACTGAAATCAGTGCTGTCTACAGGCCGAAATCTAAGTAACAACTgtgacacaggagagaaaccagtGGTCACCTTCAAAGAGAACATTAAGCCACGAGAAGTGAACAGAGACCAAGGAAGAAGTTTTCCTCCCAAAGAGGTGAGAAGGGACTATAGCAAAGGAATAACTGTAACTAAGAATGATGGAAAGAAGGACAACaacaagaggaaaacagaaaccaagaAATGCACCTTAGAAAAGTTACAGGAAACAGGAAAGCAGAATGTGGCAGTGCAG GTAAAATCCCAGACAGAATTAAGAAAGACTCCAGTGTCTGAAGCCAGGAAAACACCTGTAACTCAAGCCCCAAGTCAAGCAAGtaactcccagttcatccccatTCATCACCCTGGagccttccctcctcttcccagcCGGCCAG GGTTCCCGCCCCCAACCTATGTTATCCCCCCTCCTGTGGCATTTTCTATGGGCTCAGGTTACACCTTCCCAGCTGGTGTTTCTGTCCCGGGAACCTTTCTTCAGCCTACAGCTCACTCTCCAGCAGGAAACCAGGTGCAAGCTGGGAAACAGTCCCACATTCCTTACAGCCAGCAACGGCCCTCTGGACCAGGGCCGATGAACCAGGGACCTCAACAACCACAGCCACCTTCCCAGCAACCCCTTACATCTTTACCAGCTCAGCCAACAGCACAGTCTACAAGCCAGTTGCAGGTTCAGGCTCTAGCTCAGCAGCAACAATCCCCTACAAAAGCTGTGCCGGCTTTGGGGAAAAGCCCTCCTCACCACTCTGGATTCCAGCAG TATCAACAGGCGGATGCCTCCAAACAGCTGTGGAATCCCCCTCAGGTTCAAGGCCCATTAGGGAAAATCATGCCTGTGAAACAGCCCTACTACCTTCAAACCCAAGACCCCATAAAACTGTTTGAGCCGTCATTGCAACCTCCTGTAATGCAGCAGCAGCctctagagaaaaaaatgaagccttTTCCCATGGAGCCATATAACCATAACCCCTCAGAAGTCAAGATCCCAGAATTCTACTGGGATTCCTCCTACAGCCTGGCTGATAACAGAGCTGTAACGGCACAGCAAGCCAACATGGACCGCAGGGGCAAGCGGCCACCGGGAGTCTTCCGTCCAGAGCAGGATCCTGTGCCCAGGATGCCATTTGAG GACCCCAAGGGCTCCCCTCTGCTTCCTCCGGACCTGTTAAAGAGTCTGGCTGccttggaggaagaggaagagctgATTTTTTCTAACCCTCCTGATCTTTACCCAGCTCTGCTGGGGCCTCTCGCCTCTCTTCCTGGACGAAGCCTCttt AAATCCTTATTGGAGAAGCCCTCAGAGCTCATGTCACATTCATCCTCTTTCCTGTCGCTCACCGGATTCTCTCTCAATCAG GAAAGATACCCAAATAACAGTGTGTTCAATGAGGTGTATGGGAAAAACCTGACAAGCAGCTCGAAAGCAGAACTTAATCCCTCATTGGCCCCCCAGGAAACATCATTGTACTCCCTTTTTGAAGGGACTCCGTGGTCTCCATCACTTCCTGCCAGTTCAG ATCATTCAACACCAGCCAGCCAATCTCCTCATTCCTCCAACCCAAGCAGCCTGCCAAGCTCCCCTCCGACACACAACCACAATTCTGTCCCATTCTCCAATTTTGGACCCATTGGGACTCCAGATAACAGGGATAGGAGAACTGCAGATCGGTGGAAGACTGATAAGCCAG CCATGGGTGGGTTTGGCATTGATTATCTCTCAGCAACATCATCCTCTGAGAGCAGTTGGCATCAGGCCAGCACTTCAAGTGGCTCCTGGACAGGCCACGGCCCATCCATGGAGGATTCCTCTGCTGTCCTCATGGAAAGCCTAAAG TCTATTTGGTCCAGTTCCATGATGCATCCTGGACCTTCCGCTTTGGAGCAGCTGTTAATGCAGCAGAAGCAGAAACAGCAGCGGGGACAAGGCACCATGAACCCTCCACACTGA